CATGGCCGGAGCCAGCCTGCTTGCCCTGTTAGACGACATTGCCACCATCCTCGACGATGTCGCGGTGATGACCAAGGTCGCTGCCCAGAAAACCGCCGGTGTACTCGGCGACGATCTGGCACTCAATGCCGAGCAGGTGTCCGGCGTGCGCGCCGAGCGCGAGCTGCCCGTGGTCTGGGCGGTGGCGGTCGGTTCGCTGAAGAACAAGGCAATCCTGGTGCCGGCGGCGCTGGCGATCAGCACCTTCATCCCGTGGGCGGTCATGCCGCTGCTGATGATCGGCGGTTTCTACCTGTGCCTCGAAGGCGTCGAGAAACTCGCCCACAAATGGCTGCACAGCCCGGCCGAGGATCATGCCCATCACGCCGAGGAACTGGCTGCGGTGGCCGACGAAAACATCGATCTGGCCGCTTTCGAGGCGGACAAGATCAAGGGCGCGATCCGCACCGACTTCGTACTCTCGGCCGAAATTATCGTCATCGCGCTCGGCACCGTCGCCGGTCAGCCCTTTGCGGCGCAACTGGCGGTGCTGGTCGGCATCGCGCTGATCATGACGGTCGGCGTTTATGGTTTTGTCGCCGGCATCGTCAAGATGGACGATCTCGGCATGCACCTGCTGACCAAGCCGGGCAGCCTGCGCCAGACCGTCGGCAAGGGCCTGTTGCTGACCGCGCCGAAACTGATGAAGGCGCTGACCGTGATCGGCACAGCCGCGATGTTCCTGGTCGGTGGCGGCATCCTGGCGCATGGCGTCGAGCCGTTGCATCACTTCATCGAACACATCGGCGAAGTGGTCGGCCTGTTCGGTGGCGTCGTCGCTGCCTTGCTCAATGCGCTGGTCGGCGTTGCCGGCGGGGCGCTGGCGCTCGCCGTGGTCAGCGTGGGCGGCAAGCTGACCGCAGTTTTCAAGGGGCAAAAAGCATGAGCAAGGCACTGCGTCTGTCGGAAAAGTGGTTCCGTTTCGGCCTCTGGCTGGTTGCCTTCGTCTTCGCCAGCTTCCTGATCGGCCTGGGTGGGACGGTCGTGGAAAACCTGCCGCAGGTCGAGCATCACTACACGCTGGAAGATTTCATCGACCGCGACGCCGCCAATGCCGCGCGCGCCGCCATCCGGTCGACACAGGAAACACGGCAAAATGCCGACGAGAAAATGGCGCAGGCGCAACTGCGCCTCAACACCGCCCGCGCCGATGCGGCGACGGCGCGCGACACCTTCAACAACTGGCTGGCGACGCGCCACGTCACGCAACGCCCGGAGCAGGACCCGGAACTGCTCGCCCGCACGCGCCAGCTCGACGGCCTCAAGGCAGCCGAGCGGCAGGCACTGAACGGCGTCGAGGCGCAGCAGCAGATCCTGCTCGATGCGCAGCAGGCCGAAGCGCACGCCCAGCGCGACTTGCGCGAGCTGGAACGTGCCGCCACAGAGCAGCTATCGACCGAATTGCGCAGCCAGGAATTGCGCGTCTTCGGTTATCGCCTGCTGCTGACGCTGCCCCTGCTCGGCATCGCCGGCTGGCTGTTCGCCAAGAAGCGGCAGAGCACCTACTGGCCGTTTGTCTGGGGCTTCATCTACTTCGCGCTGTTCGCCTTCTTTGTCGAGCTGGTGCCTTACCTGCCAAGCTACGGCGGCTATGTGCGCTACGTGGTCGGCATCGTCATCACCGTGCTGGTCGGGCGCTCGGCGATCATCGCGCTGAACCGCTACCTCGAGCGCCAGAAGCAGGCCGAGTCCATGCCCGATGTCGAGCGGCGCAAGGAGCTGTCCTACGACACGGCGCTCGCCCGCCTCGCCAAGAAAGTCTGCCCCGGCTGCGAGCGCCCGGTCGACCTGGCCAATACGGCGATCGACTATTGCCCGCATTGCGGCATCTGCCTGTTCGATCACTGCGGCAAGTGCGAGCAGCGCAAGAGCGCCTTTGCGCGCTTCTGCCACGCCTGTGGCGCCGCGGCGAGAGCCGCCGAATAAGCACCGGCGGTCGGCTGGCAGCAGCCGGACTGGCCGCCTGTCACAGCAACTTCATTCGAAACGGGACCGCATGTACCGGCAAGCAGGGCGCAGATTACTGGCGCTGATCAAGGCAGATCTGCAGCATTTGACGACCATCCAGTCGTCCGACCGGCGCTGGCAGCTGCCGCTCTATGCGGCGCTGGCCTCGGGGCTGCCGCTGCTGGTCGGTGCCTGGTTCGGGCATCTCGATTACGGGCTGATCTCGTCGCTGGGCGGGCTGGTCTTCCTCTATACGCCGAACACGCCGCTCGGGCATCGCATGGTGCAACTGATGGCGAGCGCCTTCGGCATGATCGCCTGCTATACCTTCGGCGTGCTCAGCCATTTTTTCCCGCCGCTGATCGTGCTGGTGCTCAGTGGCCTCGCCATCCTGGTCAGCATGCTCTGCCGCTACTATCGTATGAACCCGCCGGGCAGCCTGTTTTTCATCATGGCCGCCTCGATCGGCGCCTATACGCCGGTCGATATTCTCCTGGTGCCGCTGCAGGTCGGTTTGCTGACCATGGGTGCCTTGCTCGCCTGCATGATTGCCTTTTTCTACAGCATTCACTCGCTGCGCTACCTGCCGCCCCAGCCGGTTGAGCCCTTGCCACCGGCCAGCTTTGATTTTGTCGTTTTTGACTCGGTGGTGATCGGCGCCTTTGTCGGCATTTCACTGCTGCTCGCGCAACTCCTGCAGCTGCCGCGCCCTTACTGGGTGCCGGTCAGTTGCCTGGCGGTCATCCAGGGCATGAACATGCGCGCCGTCTGGACGCGCCAGGTGCACCGCATGGCCGGCACCGTGCTCGGCCTGCTGCTCGCCTGGGCGCTGCTGCAACTGCCGCTCAATCCGTGGAGCGTTTCGCTGATGATGATGCTGCTCTC
The DNA window shown above is from Quatrionicoccus australiensis and carries:
- a CDS encoding DUF808 domain-containing protein — its product is MAGASLLALLDDIATILDDVAVMTKVAAQKTAGVLGDDLALNAEQVSGVRAERELPVVWAVAVGSLKNKAILVPAALAISTFIPWAVMPLLMIGGFYLCLEGVEKLAHKWLHSPAEDHAHHAEELAAVADENIDLAAFEADKIKGAIRTDFVLSAEIIVIALGTVAGQPFAAQLAVLVGIALIMTVGVYGFVAGIVKMDDLGMHLLTKPGSLRQTVGKGLLLTAPKLMKALTVIGTAAMFLVGGGILAHGVEPLHHFIEHIGEVVGLFGGVVAALLNALVGVAGGALALAVVSVGGKLTAVFKGQKA
- a CDS encoding serine endopeptidase; translation: MSKALRLSEKWFRFGLWLVAFVFASFLIGLGGTVVENLPQVEHHYTLEDFIDRDAANAARAAIRSTQETRQNADEKMAQAQLRLNTARADAATARDTFNNWLATRHVTQRPEQDPELLARTRQLDGLKAAERQALNGVEAQQQILLDAQQAEAHAQRDLRELERAATEQLSTELRSQELRVFGYRLLLTLPLLGIAGWLFAKKRQSTYWPFVWGFIYFALFAFFVELVPYLPSYGGYVRYVVGIVITVLVGRSAIIALNRYLERQKQAESMPDVERRKELSYDTALARLAKKVCPGCERPVDLANTAIDYCPHCGICLFDHCGKCEQRKSAFARFCHACGAAARAAE
- a CDS encoding FUSC family protein; the encoded protein is MYRQAGRRLLALIKADLQHLTTIQSSDRRWQLPLYAALASGLPLLVGAWFGHLDYGLISSLGGLVFLYTPNTPLGHRMVQLMASAFGMIACYTFGVLSHFFPPLIVLVLSGLAILVSMLCRYYRMNPPGSLFFIMAASIGAYTPVDILLVPLQVGLLTMGALLACMIAFFYSIHSLRYLPPQPVEPLPPASFDFVVFDSVVIGAFVGISLLLAQLLQLPRPYWVPVSCLAVIQGMNMRAVWTRQVHRMAGTVLGLLLAWALLQLPLNPWSVSLMMMLLSFVIETLIVRHYGLAVIFITPLTILLAEAVQLGHGSPEATVLARLIDTLLGCLVGIAGGACLHSPRFRAVVGGWMRRLIPERLVS